One window of the Allosaccharopolyspora coralli genome contains the following:
- a CDS encoding elongation factor G-like protein EF-G2: MGHKQNGTTPAASAPSPTDPASLRNVVLVGPSSSGKTALIEALLALTGTVPRAGSVPDGTTVCDHEAASVEQQRSVGLAVAPVEHGECKVNLIDTPGYADFVGEVRAGLRAADAALFVVAAQDGVDAATRALWQECATVGMPRAVVIARLDAARADVDAATTACQEAFGAGVVPLYLPHRASDGTLLGLVGVLTENIYDYSTGSTAVVDRADEATRAAVGPQRGELLEAIISESEDEALMDRYLAGEDIDEDTLVADLETAVARGELHPVLPVCAESGVGLAELLDGITRGFPSPKEHTIAEFTDPQGRSPRRLTPDPDGPLAAEIVHTSADSYVGRVSLARVFSGTLLPERSVHVSGHGMAERGHPDHDEDEKVAHVYSPLGASLRAVAHCVAGDLCALTKIGSAETGDTVSDPSDPLLLTPWPMPEPLLPIAVVARNRSDEDAMARNLNRLIAADPTLRLDRDTETHQLVLWCMGEAHADVALQRLREGGAEIETEPIRVAFRQTFAQAANGHGKHVKQSGGHGQYAVCDIEVEPLPRGSGFEFLDKVVGGAVPRQFIPSVEKGVRAQAEKGLAEGQPLVDLRVTLVDGKAHSVDSSDSAFQTAGSLALKAAAEQAGLTTLEPVDEVAVRLPDEHLGAILGDLSSRRGKVVGTEPEDTGWTVVRAHVPASELVRYSVNVRSLSSGSATFTRNFSSYEPAPT, encoded by the coding sequence ATGGGACACAAGCAGAACGGCACGACACCGGCGGCTTCCGCACCGTCGCCGACCGATCCCGCGTCCCTGCGCAACGTCGTGCTGGTCGGGCCGTCGTCGTCCGGCAAGACCGCGTTGATCGAGGCACTGCTCGCGCTCACCGGGACAGTACCGAGGGCCGGTTCGGTCCCCGACGGCACCACGGTGTGCGATCACGAAGCCGCCTCGGTCGAGCAGCAGCGTTCGGTCGGGCTGGCGGTGGCTCCCGTCGAGCACGGCGAATGCAAGGTCAACCTGATCGACACTCCCGGGTACGCGGATTTCGTCGGTGAGGTTCGGGCGGGACTGCGTGCCGCCGACGCCGCGCTGTTCGTGGTGGCAGCGCAGGACGGTGTGGACGCCGCGACCCGCGCGCTGTGGCAGGAATGCGCGACCGTCGGGATGCCGCGCGCGGTGGTGATCGCCCGGCTGGATGCCGCGCGGGCAGACGTCGACGCCGCGACGACCGCCTGTCAGGAAGCGTTCGGGGCGGGTGTCGTACCGCTGTATCTCCCGCACCGCGCATCCGACGGGACACTGCTCGGGCTCGTCGGAGTGCTCACCGAGAACATCTACGACTACTCGACCGGGTCGACGGCGGTGGTGGATCGCGCGGACGAGGCGACCCGGGCCGCCGTCGGCCCGCAGCGGGGCGAGCTCCTCGAAGCGATCATCTCGGAGAGCGAGGACGAGGCGCTGATGGATCGCTATCTCGCGGGTGAGGACATCGACGAGGACACACTCGTCGCCGACCTGGAGACCGCGGTCGCACGAGGCGAATTGCATCCGGTCCTGCCGGTGTGTGCCGAGTCCGGCGTCGGTCTCGCCGAGCTGCTCGACGGCATCACCCGCGGATTCCCGTCCCCGAAGGAACACACCATCGCCGAGTTCACCGACCCGCAGGGACGCTCGCCCCGGCGCCTCACGCCGGATCCGGACGGACCGCTCGCCGCCGAGATCGTGCACACCTCGGCGGACTCGTACGTGGGGCGTGTCTCACTGGCGCGGGTGTTCTCCGGGACGCTGCTGCCGGAACGCTCCGTCCACGTCTCCGGGCACGGCATGGCCGAGCGCGGTCATCCCGACCACGACGAGGACGAGAAGGTCGCGCACGTCTACTCCCCGCTCGGGGCTTCCTTGCGCGCCGTGGCTCACTGTGTGGCCGGCGACCTGTGCGCCCTGACGAAGATCGGCTCGGCAGAGACCGGGGACACCGTCTCCGATCCGTCGGACCCGCTGTTGCTCACGCCGTGGCCGATGCCGGAACCGCTGTTGCCGATCGCCGTCGTCGCGCGCAACCGCAGCGACGAGGACGCCATGGCACGCAACCTCAACCGGCTCATCGCCGCCGACCCGACGCTGCGGCTCGACCGCGACACCGAGACCCATCAGCTCGTGCTGTGGTGCATGGGCGAGGCGCACGCCGACGTGGCACTACAACGCCTGCGCGAGGGCGGCGCCGAGATCGAGACCGAGCCGATCCGGGTGGCTTTCCGCCAGACCTTCGCCCAAGCGGCCAACGGCCACGGCAAGCACGTCAAACAGTCCGGCGGTCATGGCCAGTACGCCGTCTGCGACATCGAGGTCGAGCCGTTGCCGCGCGGCTCGGGCTTCGAGTTCCTGGACAAGGTCGTCGGCGGCGCGGTCCCACGCCAGTTCATCCCCAGCGTGGAGAAAGGCGTCCGGGCCCAGGCCGAGAAGGGCCTCGCCGAGGGACAGCCGTTGGTGGACCTGCGCGTGACGCTCGTGGACGGCAAGGCGCACAGCGTCGACTCCTCCGACTCCGCTTTCCAGACGGCCGGTTCGCTGGCGCTGAAGGCCGCCGCCGAGCAGGCGGGACTGACCACGTTGGAACCGGTGGACGAGGTCGCGGTGCGCCTGCCCGACGAGCACCTCGGCGCGATCCTCGGCGACCTCTCCAGCAGGCGCGGCAAGGTCGTGGGCACCGAGCCGGAGGACACGGGCTGGACCGTGGTCCGTGCGCACGTTCCCGCGAGTGAACTCGTCCGCTACTCGGTCAACGTACGGTCGCTGAGCTCCGGCAGCGCGACCTTCACCCGCAACTTCAGCAGTTACGAACCGGCCCCGACGTGA
- the pdxS gene encoding pyridoxal 5'-phosphate synthase lyase subunit PdxS, protein MTSTDSAHTTGTDGVKRGMAEMLKGGVIMDVVTPEQAKIAEEAGAVAVMALERVPADIRVQGGVARMSDPDMIEGIVDAVSIPVMAKARIGHFTEAQVLQSLGVDYIDESEVLTPADEAHHIDKWAFTVPFVCGATNLGEALRRISEGAAMIRSKGEAGTGNVVEATRHMRDIRAEMRKLATLDDSELFVAAKELRAPVEVVREVARTGKLPVVLFTAGGIATPADAAMMRGLGAEGVFVGSGIFKSGDPQKRAEAIVKATTFYDDPDVIAKVSRGLGEAMVGRHVEDLPADQRYAQRGW, encoded by the coding sequence GTGACCAGCACGGACTCCGCCCACACCACCGGAACCGACGGCGTCAAGCGCGGGATGGCCGAGATGCTCAAGGGCGGCGTGATCATGGACGTCGTCACCCCCGAGCAGGCCAAGATCGCCGAGGAGGCCGGCGCGGTCGCGGTGATGGCGCTGGAGCGGGTTCCCGCCGACATCCGCGTGCAGGGCGGCGTCGCCCGCATGTCCGACCCCGACATGATCGAGGGCATCGTCGACGCCGTGTCCATCCCCGTGATGGCCAAGGCGCGCATCGGACACTTCACCGAGGCCCAGGTGCTCCAGTCGCTCGGTGTCGACTACATCGACGAGTCCGAGGTGCTCACTCCGGCCGACGAGGCGCACCACATCGACAAGTGGGCGTTCACTGTCCCGTTCGTCTGCGGTGCCACCAACCTCGGCGAGGCGCTCCGTCGGATCTCCGAGGGTGCGGCGATGATCCGCTCCAAGGGCGAAGCGGGTACCGGCAACGTCGTCGAGGCCACCCGGCACATGCGTGACATCCGCGCCGAGATGCGCAAGCTCGCCACGCTCGACGACTCGGAACTGTTCGTCGCCGCCAAGGAACTGCGCGCTCCGGTCGAGGTGGTGCGGGAAGTCGCCCGTACCGGCAAGTTGCCCGTCGTGCTCTTCACCGCCGGTGGCATCGCCACTCCGGCAGATGCGGCGATGATGCGCGGACTCGGCGCCGAGGGTGTGTTCGTCGGCTCCGGCATCTTCAAGTCCGGCGACCCGCAGAAGCGCGCGGAAGCGATCGTGAAGGCCACCACGTTCTACGACGACCCGGATGTGATCGCGAAGGTCTCCCGCGGGCTCGGCGAGGCCATGGTGGGACGTCACGTCGAGGACCTGCCCGCCGATCAGCGCTACGCCCAGCGCGGTTGGTGA
- a CDS encoding VOC family protein: MSHQPSVVAVLRYQDAKQALEFLHDAFGFQQTMVVPGEGNTIAHAEMSFGNGKVMLASDSSEPGTGGAANTYSGVYATVTDPDEHCARARTAGAEITMEPTDMDYGSREYAARDLEGHHWYFGTYQPSVS, translated from the coding sequence ATGAGCCATCAGCCGAGCGTGGTGGCGGTTCTTCGCTACCAGGACGCGAAGCAGGCTTTGGAGTTCCTGCACGACGCCTTCGGGTTCCAGCAGACGATGGTCGTGCCGGGGGAGGGGAACACGATCGCGCACGCCGAGATGAGCTTCGGCAACGGGAAGGTCATGCTCGCTTCGGATTCATCGGAACCGGGTACGGGCGGCGCGGCGAACACCTATTCCGGGGTCTACGCCACGGTGACCGACCCCGACGAGCACTGTGCTCGCGCACGCACGGCGGGTGCGGAGATCACCATGGAGCCGACCGACATGGACTACGGGTCGCGTGAGTACGCGGCCCGCGATCTCGAGGGCCACCACTGGTACTTCGGTACCTATCAACCGTCGGTCTCGTAA
- a CDS encoding helix-turn-helix domain-containing protein, whose protein sequence is MSDASPPLETIAASLRRERARAGLSLTELAKRAGVAKSTLSQLESGAGNPSVETLWALGVALGVPFSRLVDPPQPRLTVIRAGHAPLVRSETSPFAAAMLSACPPGARRDLHLLTVDPGQARHADGHLPGTIEHVVVTAGAMRVGPAETPLDLDVGDYASFAADGPHLYEALAADTKAVLVMEHV, encoded by the coding sequence ATGAGCGACGCATCACCTCCGTTGGAGACCATCGCAGCCTCGCTCCGGCGCGAACGCGCCCGCGCGGGGCTCTCCCTCACCGAACTCGCCAAACGCGCCGGCGTCGCGAAGTCGACGTTGTCGCAACTGGAGTCCGGGGCAGGCAACCCGAGCGTGGAGACACTCTGGGCACTCGGGGTCGCGTTGGGCGTCCCGTTCAGTCGTCTCGTCGACCCGCCCCAACCACGGCTCACAGTCATCCGAGCCGGACACGCGCCCCTCGTGCGCTCCGAGACCTCACCGTTCGCCGCCGCGATGCTCTCCGCATGCCCACCGGGGGCACGCCGGGACCTGCATCTGCTCACCGTGGATCCCGGCCAAGCCCGACACGCCGACGGGCATCTGCCGGGCACGATCGAACACGTCGTGGTGACCGCCGGTGCCATGCGCGTCGGTCCGGCCGAGACACCGCTCGACCTCGACGTGGGCGACTACGCGTCCTTCGCCGCCGACGGGCCGCACCTCTACGAAGCGCTCGCTGCCGACACGAAGGCCGTCCTGGTCATGGAACACGTCTGA
- a CDS encoding AzlC family ABC transporter permease — protein sequence MGSAGRTDARAQRTSDAQWRAALHRNVFWLCSALAIVGASLGAIAVTQGVPIWLVTLMGVVVFAGGSEFMAIGLMTAGAAPATAVLGGLMLNARHLPFGFAVGEATGSRWWSRMIGAHLMIDEAVAFALAEQEPQRRRRAYWTSGAALFCTWAPSIFVGGLLGQWVGDPEVLGLDAALPAALFALITPSLRDNPTLRAVALGAVLAVATTPVLPEGLPILVAVLAVALALPLPWERDRNGGVPA from the coding sequence ATGGGTTCGGCAGGGCGAACGGACGCGAGGGCGCAACGGACGTCCGACGCGCAGTGGCGGGCGGCGTTGCACCGCAACGTGTTCTGGTTGTGCAGCGCGCTCGCCATCGTCGGAGCCTCCCTCGGCGCGATCGCGGTCACCCAGGGAGTCCCGATCTGGCTGGTCACGCTCATGGGGGTCGTCGTGTTCGCCGGCGGCTCGGAGTTCATGGCGATCGGGCTCATGACCGCTGGTGCCGCCCCCGCGACCGCCGTACTCGGCGGACTCATGCTCAACGCCCGGCATCTGCCCTTCGGGTTCGCCGTCGGTGAGGCCACCGGCTCGCGCTGGTGGTCGCGGATGATCGGCGCCCACCTGATGATCGACGAGGCGGTGGCTTTCGCGCTGGCCGAACAGGAGCCGCAGCGCCGTCGACGCGCGTACTGGACGTCCGGGGCGGCGCTGTTCTGCACGTGGGCGCCCTCGATCTTCGTCGGTGGCCTGCTCGGTCAGTGGGTGGGCGACCCCGAGGTGCTGGGGTTGGATGCCGCGTTGCCCGCCGCGCTGTTCGCGCTGATCACGCCGTCACTGCGCGACAACCCGACGCTGCGGGCGGTGGCGCTCGGCGCCGTGCTCGCCGTGGCCACCACGCCGGTGCTGCCGGAGGGCCTACCGATTCTCGTCGCGGTGCTCGCCGTCGCCCTAGCGTTGCCGCTGCCGTGGGAGCGCGACCGAAACGGAGGTGTCCCCGCGTGA
- a CDS encoding AzlD domain-containing protein, protein MTVQVVLLLGLGTYALRLLGPLLKGRIRFSDEAERLMSVAAMVLLGAFVATSAVIEDGGFAGVARFAGVAVGGLLAWFRAPFVVVVVAAAGITAAVRALGVA, encoded by the coding sequence GTGACAGTGCAGGTCGTCTTGCTGCTCGGGCTCGGAACCTACGCACTGCGTCTGCTCGGGCCGCTGCTCAAAGGGCGTATCCGGTTCTCGGACGAGGCCGAGCGGCTCATGTCGGTCGCGGCGATGGTGCTGCTCGGAGCGTTCGTGGCCACCAGCGCGGTGATCGAGGACGGAGGGTTCGCTGGCGTCGCCAGGTTCGCCGGAGTCGCCGTCGGCGGGCTCCTCGCCTGGTTCCGGGCTCCGTTCGTCGTCGTGGTCGTGGCAGCGGCGGGAATCACGGCAGCGGTGCGCGCGTTGGGCGTGGCGTGA
- the pdxT gene encoding pyridoxal 5'-phosphate synthase glutaminase subunit PdxT gives MEVVSNAQPVIGVLALQGGVAEHLSALERSGAHARPVRRPEELDAVHGLVLPGGESTAMTRLLTTFEMAEPLRCRLRSGMPVYGSCAGMVLLATSVLDDDGSASPAVSPFGALDVVVRRNAFGRQTESFEDDLDVAGIDGGPVHAVFIRAPWVDKVGADVEVLARSRPPTAAEVTASEDGLGRIVAVRQGPVLATSFHPELVQGDERVHRHFVETVRAG, from the coding sequence ATCGAGGTCGTGTCCAACGCTCAACCGGTGATCGGTGTCCTCGCCCTGCAGGGCGGTGTGGCCGAGCACCTCTCGGCACTCGAACGCAGCGGCGCGCACGCGCGGCCGGTCCGCAGGCCTGAGGAACTCGACGCCGTGCACGGCCTCGTGCTGCCCGGCGGGGAGTCGACGGCGATGACGCGGCTGCTCACGACGTTCGAGATGGCCGAGCCGCTCCGCTGCCGACTGCGGTCCGGGATGCCGGTGTACGGGTCCTGCGCGGGGATGGTGCTGCTGGCGACGAGCGTGCTGGACGACGACGGCTCCGCCTCGCCCGCGGTGAGCCCGTTCGGCGCGCTCGACGTGGTGGTGCGGCGCAATGCCTTCGGCAGGCAGACCGAGTCGTTCGAGGACGACCTCGACGTCGCCGGTATCGACGGCGGACCGGTGCATGCGGTCTTCATCCGCGCGCCATGGGTGGACAAGGTCGGCGCGGACGTGGAGGTCCTCGCGAGGTCCCGGCCGCCGACCGCGGCGGAGGTCACAGCGAGCGAGGACGGTCTCGGTAGGATCGTCGCGGTCCGGCAGGGGCCGGTGCTGGCGACCTCCTTCCACCCGGAACTGGTCCAGGGCGACGAGCGCGTCCATCGCCATTTCGTGGAGACGGTCCGCGCGGGGTGA
- a CDS encoding YebC/PmpR family DNA-binding transcriptional regulator → MSGHSKWATTKHKKAAVDAKRGKLFAKLVKNIEVAARTGGGEPEANPTLFDAMQKARKNSVPQDNIERARKRGAGEEAGGAEWQTIMYEGYGPSGVAVLIECLTDNRNRAAGDVRTAMTRNGGSMADAGSVSYLFSRRGVVLLPKAGLSEDDVLAAVLEAGADEVNDLGESYEILSEPSDVVDVRKALQAEGIEYDSAEMNFLPSVQVPVDAEAARKLFKIVDALEDCDDVQNVYFNADISDDVMAEVG, encoded by the coding sequence ATGAGCGGCCACTCCAAGTGGGCGACCACCAAGCACAAAAAGGCCGCCGTGGACGCCAAGCGTGGGAAGCTTTTCGCAAAGCTGGTCAAGAACATCGAGGTCGCGGCCCGAACCGGAGGGGGAGAGCCGGAGGCCAATCCCACGCTGTTCGACGCGATGCAGAAGGCACGCAAGAACTCCGTACCGCAGGACAACATCGAGCGGGCGCGTAAGCGGGGTGCCGGCGAGGAAGCCGGCGGCGCCGAGTGGCAGACGATCATGTACGAGGGGTATGGGCCGAGCGGCGTGGCCGTGCTCATCGAGTGCCTGACCGACAACCGCAACCGCGCGGCGGGCGACGTTCGGACGGCGATGACCCGCAACGGCGGCTCGATGGCCGATGCGGGGTCGGTGTCGTACCTGTTCTCGCGCCGGGGCGTGGTCCTGTTGCCCAAGGCGGGACTGTCCGAGGACGACGTGCTCGCCGCGGTCCTGGAGGCCGGGGCCGACGAGGTCAACGACCTCGGCGAGAGTTACGAGATCCTTTCCGAGCCGAGCGATGTGGTCGACGTCCGCAAGGCGTTGCAGGCCGAGGGCATCGAGTACGACTCGGCGGAGATGAACTTCCTGCCGTCGGTGCAGGTCCCGGTCGACGCCGAGGCCGCACGGAAGCTGTTCAAGATCGTCGACGCGCTCGAGGACTGCGACGACGTGCAGAACGTGTATTTCAACGCCGACATCTCGGACGACGTCATGGCCGAGGTCGGGTGA
- a CDS encoding DUF4262 domain-containing protein, whose translation MASIDEDERLRRWMINTADEHGAAVMHVRAGDQEAAYAFTVGAWRRFGKPEAVVIGLPREVAHAVLNTYVRRASSGERFKPGGTYDGFLQGCPMTVERIAKQHYAQFLGSAFLVYRDDDFPAVQLIAATPQGAFPWHEDAPRGFAEYQPVLTVSGVPESWTPGANGP comes from the coding sequence ATGGCCTCGATCGACGAGGACGAGCGGCTGCGCCGCTGGATGATCAACACCGCGGACGAGCACGGTGCCGCCGTGATGCACGTGCGAGCCGGAGACCAGGAGGCGGCGTACGCGTTCACGGTCGGCGCCTGGCGGCGGTTCGGCAAGCCCGAGGCGGTGGTGATCGGCCTGCCGCGCGAGGTCGCGCACGCGGTGCTCAACACCTACGTGCGTCGCGCGTCGTCGGGGGAACGGTTCAAGCCGGGCGGGACCTACGACGGATTCCTGCAGGGCTGCCCGATGACGGTGGAACGGATCGCCAAGCAGCACTACGCGCAGTTCCTGGGCAGCGCGTTCCTGGTCTACCGCGACGACGACTTCCCGGCGGTGCAGTTGATCGCCGCGACGCCGCAGGGCGCGTTCCCGTGGCACGAGGACGCGCCGCGCGGGTTCGCCGAGTACCAGCCTGTGCTCACGGTCAGCGGGGTTCCGGAAAGCTGGACGCCGGGCGCGAACGGTCCCTGA
- the ruvC gene encoding crossover junction endodeoxyribonuclease RuvC produces MRVLGVDPGLTRCGIGVVDGERGRRARCVEVGVVRTPAETELPRRLQVVGEEVERWLDRHRPEVVAVERVFSQHNVSTVMGTAQVSGVVALLAAQRDVPVAFHTPSEVKAAISGSGRADKKQVAAMVTKILGLDTPPKPADAADALALAVCHVWRGPMLARIAEAQTRAEALAKNHRNRLQEASRAARRSGEKPSKGHRR; encoded by the coding sequence GTGCGTGTGCTGGGAGTCGACCCCGGGCTGACCCGGTGCGGGATCGGCGTGGTCGACGGTGAGCGTGGTCGTCGCGCCCGCTGTGTCGAGGTCGGTGTCGTCCGGACCCCGGCCGAGACGGAATTGCCACGGCGCCTGCAGGTGGTGGGCGAGGAGGTCGAGCGCTGGCTCGACCGGCATCGTCCGGAGGTCGTGGCCGTCGAGCGGGTGTTCAGTCAGCACAACGTCAGCACGGTGATGGGCACCGCGCAGGTCTCGGGCGTGGTGGCGTTGCTCGCTGCGCAGCGTGACGTGCCGGTCGCGTTCCACACGCCGAGCGAGGTCAAGGCGGCGATCAGTGGCTCGGGGCGCGCCGACAAGAAGCAGGTGGCGGCCATGGTCACGAAGATCCTCGGCTTGGACACGCCGCCGAAACCGGCGGACGCGGCCGACGCGCTCGCGCTCGCGGTCTGCCACGTGTGGCGTGGTCCGATGCTCGCGCGGATCGCCGAGGCTCAGACGCGAGCGGAGGCGCTGGCGAAGAACCATCGGAACCGGCTGCAGGAGGCGTCGCGGGCAGCGCGCCGGTCGGGCGAGAAGCCGTCGAAAGGACACAGGCGATGA
- the ruvA gene encoding Holliday junction branch migration protein RuvA yields the protein MISSVRGPVLSVGLDHAVVEVGGVGLAVYATPATLASLRRGEQAALSTALVVREDSLTLYGFADAEACELFGLLQTVSGVGPRLALATLAVLDPDQLCGAIGDGNITTLTQVPGVGKKSAERLVLELRDKVAAFAGPSATLQQSAGDGRVRTEVAEALVGLGFTAKQAEQSVEKVLAANGAEADTSAVLRKALAVLGPK from the coding sequence ATGATCTCCTCCGTGCGGGGACCGGTGTTGTCGGTGGGCTTGGACCACGCGGTCGTCGAGGTCGGCGGCGTGGGGCTCGCCGTGTACGCGACGCCGGCGACGTTGGCCTCGTTGCGGCGCGGTGAGCAGGCCGCGCTGTCGACGGCGCTGGTCGTCCGGGAAGACTCCCTCACGCTGTACGGCTTCGCCGACGCGGAGGCGTGCGAGCTGTTCGGCCTGTTGCAGACGGTGTCCGGAGTGGGACCGCGGCTCGCGTTGGCGACGCTGGCGGTGCTCGACCCGGACCAGCTCTGCGGCGCGATCGGGGACGGCAACATCACCACTCTCACGCAGGTGCCCGGTGTGGGGAAGAAGAGCGCCGAACGTCTCGTGCTCGAACTGCGGGACAAGGTCGCCGCGTTCGCCGGGCCTTCGGCGACCCTTCAGCAGTCCGCGGGCGACGGCCGGGTGCGCACGGAGGTTGCCGAAGCGCTCGTGGGTCTCGGTTTCACCGCGAAACAGGCCGAGCAGAGCGTCGAGAAGGTGCTCGCCGCCAACGGTGCCGAGGCCGACACCTCCGCCGTGCTGCGCAAGGCGCTCGCGGTGCTGGGGCCGAAATGA
- the ruvB gene encoding Holliday junction branch migration DNA helicase RuvB has product MSEPEELDPTWSVHSSNGQVEPNRDLSAREASAEHDVERSLRPRELEEFVGQPRVREQLQLVLRGALNRGDQPDHVLFSGPPGLGKTSLAMIIAAELGAAIRVTSGPALERPGDLAAMLSNLTEGDVLFIDEIHRIARPAEEMLYLAMEDFRVDVVVGKGPGATSIPLEIAPFTLVGATTRSGALTGPLRDRFGFTAHMEFYSPSELELVLRRSSEILGVDLREDGAREIARRSRGTPRIANRLLRRVRDFAEVRADGAVTVEVARAALEVYDVDEYGLDRLDRAVLAALVKSFHGGPVGISTLAVAVGEESTTVEEVCEPYLVRAGMIARTPRGRVATAAAWQHVGVTPPPHAPGEQLPGLFDAE; this is encoded by the coding sequence ATGAGCGAGCCCGAGGAGCTGGACCCGACGTGGTCGGTGCACTCGTCGAACGGGCAGGTCGAACCGAACCGGGATCTCTCGGCGCGGGAGGCGTCGGCGGAGCACGACGTCGAGCGCAGCCTGCGCCCGCGCGAGCTCGAGGAGTTCGTCGGGCAACCGCGCGTACGCGAGCAGCTGCAACTCGTGCTGCGGGGCGCGCTCAACCGCGGCGACCAGCCGGACCACGTGTTGTTCTCGGGGCCGCCGGGACTGGGCAAGACGAGCCTCGCGATGATCATCGCCGCCGAGCTCGGCGCCGCGATCCGGGTCACGTCGGGCCCGGCGTTGGAACGGCCGGGGGACCTCGCAGCGATGCTGTCGAACCTCACCGAGGGCGACGTGCTGTTCATCGACGAGATCCATCGCATCGCCAGGCCGGCCGAGGAGATGCTCTATCTGGCGATGGAGGACTTCCGGGTCGACGTGGTCGTCGGCAAGGGGCCGGGAGCGACCAGCATCCCGTTGGAGATCGCACCGTTCACACTGGTCGGTGCGACGACGCGGTCGGGGGCGTTGACCGGACCGCTGCGCGACCGGTTCGGTTTCACCGCGCACATGGAGTTCTACTCGCCCTCCGAGCTGGAGCTGGTGCTGCGCCGCTCGTCGGAGATTCTGGGTGTGGATCTCCGCGAGGACGGCGCGCGCGAGATCGCCCGCCGTTCGCGGGGGACCCCTCGGATCGCCAACCGGCTGCTGCGCCGGGTCCGAGATTTCGCCGAGGTACGGGCCGACGGAGCGGTGACGGTCGAGGTCGCGCGAGCGGCGCTGGAGGTCTACGACGTGGACGAGTACGGGCTGGACCGGCTGGACCGTGCGGTGCTCGCGGCGCTGGTGAAGTCCTTCCACGGCGGACCTGTCGGAATCTCCACCCTGGCCGTGGCCGTCGGTGAGGAGTCGACGACCGTCGAGGAAGTGTGCGAGCCGTATCTGGTGCGCGCAGGCATGATCGCCCGGACGCCGCGTGGCCGGGTGGCGACGGCTGCCGCGTGGCAGCACGTGGGGGTGACTCCGCCGCCGCACGCTCCCGGCGAACAATTGCCCGGTTTGTTCGATGCGGAGTGA
- the yajC gene encoding preprotein translocase subunit YajC, translating into MESLIFPLLIALLAVPLFLQARKQKRAMQEQQKLQNSLATGDRVMTTSGLFGTIVGTTDDSIELEIAPNLVTTWVRAAIREKVETESADSVAADSEVDVASDGELTPATEVKSDESQGEVATPIEQQKN; encoded by the coding sequence ATGGAATCCCTAATTTTCCCGCTGTTGATCGCGCTGCTCGCCGTGCCGCTGTTCCTGCAGGCACGCAAGCAGAAGAGGGCGATGCAGGAACAGCAGAAGCTGCAGAACTCGCTGGCCACCGGCGACCGGGTCATGACGACCTCGGGTCTGTTCGGCACCATCGTCGGCACCACCGACGACAGCATCGAGCTGGAGATCGCTCCGAACCTGGTGACCACCTGGGTGCGGGCCGCGATCCGCGAGAAGGTCGAGACCGAATCCGCCGACTCCGTGGCCGCTGACTCCGAGGTCGACGTTGCCTCGGACGGCGAGCTGACCCCGGCGACCGAGGTCAAGTCCGACGAGTCGCAGGGTGAGGTCGCGACCCCGATCGAGCAGCAGAAGAACTGA